The segment gtgtgtgtggggggggggtgtgtggggtgtagtgtgtgtgtggggggggtgtgtggggtgtagtgtgtgtgggggggggtgtgtggggtgtagtgtgtgtgtggggggggggggtgtagtgtgtgtgtggggggggtgtgtgtggggtgtagtgtgtgtgtgtggggggggtgtgtggggtgtagtgtgtgtgtgggggggggggtgtggggtgtagtgtgtgtgtgtgtggggtgtagtgtgtgtgtggggggggtgtgtggggtgtagtgtgtgtgtgtggggggggggtgtggggtggtagtgtggtgtgtgggggggggggggggtggggtgtagtgtgtgtgtggggggggggtgtgtggggtgtagtgtgtgtgtgggggggtgtgtgtggggtgtagtgtgtgtgtggggggtgtgtgtggggtgtagtgtgtgtgtggggggggtgtgtgtggggtgtagtgtgtgtgtgggggggggtgtgtgtggggtgtagtgtgtgtgtgggggtgtgtgtggggtgtagtgtgtgtgtggggtgtagtgtgtggtggggtgtagtgtgtgtgtgggggtgtgtgtgggggggggggtgtgtggggtgttgtgtgtgtgtggggggggggtgtgtggggtgtagtgtgtgtgtgggggggggggtgtagtgtgtgtgtgtgtggggggggtgtgtggggtgtagtgtgtgtgtgggggggggggtgtgtgggggtgtagtgtgtgtgtgggggggggggggggggggtgtagtgtgtgtgtgtggggggggtgtgtggggtgtagtgtgtgtgtggggggggggggtgcggggagaTTAAGGTTGTATTTAAAAAATCGAAGTCAGTTctgtattttattattttattggcAAATAAAATAACTAACGGCCGCCAACACACGGTTCATGGACTCGCCAAGTTACTGAGTCTCCTGAGCCGCGctcgtatccacccatcactcgccaggtAGTGACAGGCCAGGTGGGGGCGGGCCAGGTGTATCCGCCCATCACTCGCCCGGCTTTATCCCCCACCGACCGTGTCTTCCAGAAACGTCCCCACAGACCCCGCCCCCCACAGACCCCGCCCCCCCACAGACCCCGCcccacagaccccgcccccacagaccccgccccccacagaccccgccccccacagaccccgccccccacagaccccgccccgcgcccccctgagttactccagcactccgtgtgtTGTTTGTTTTGAccgtcacctgcagttcctgcccCACTGTCCCCGCGCCGTCACTGCTGCACCATGGGCCGTGGCCGCTTCAATGGACAACagcgacgggggggggggaggggttggatgtTGACGTTGACGTTCTCCACCTGGAACCCCGCGCTCAGCAACaacacaccgtcactgtcactgtcaccgtgCCGGCcccgggcagggcagggcagggcggggcgggggcgggggcaggggcgggggcgggggctcccatggggggggcagggcagggcggggcggggcggggcagggcagggcagggcagggcggggcggggcggggcggggcagggcggggcagggcagggcagggctcccacccacacacagggCTGCTGTCCTCTAttacccccccatctcccccccccatctctccccccccccatctctcccccccatctctcccccccccatctctcccccccccccatctctcccccccccccatctctccccccccatctcccccccccatctctccccccccccccatctctccccccccccatctctccccccccccatctcccccccccccccatctctcccccccccccatctctccccccccccccccccatctctccccccccccccatctctcccccccccccccccatctccccactaccccctccggACTGTTGCAAAGCGCAGCCGCGCCTTCATTGGCCGCTCCCGCACTTCCTGGGCGGGCgagtctctccctcctccctccctctctctctctctctcctccctctctctcctccctctctctctctctctctctctgtccctctccctctctctcacccccccccctccccgcgccGCTAATCTTCCTGCTCCTGACCCGAGGATGAGGAAGTGGGCGCCGGAGAAGCAAACCTCTACATGATTACAGGCGGCGGAAGGCATTTATAGCGAAGAGAAGCACAGGGGGATAAACACAGGGAGAGgggacagggggggagaggggaacaagggggacagggggggagaggggcagggggggagaggggacaggggggggagaggggaacaaggggggagaggggaacaaggggggagaggggaacaaggggggagaggggaacaaggggggagagggggaacaagggggggagagggaacagggggggagaggggaacaaggGGGAACAAGGGGGaacaaggggggagagggaacggggggagaggggggaaaggggaacaaggggggagagggaacagggggggagaggggaacaagaggggagaggggaacggggggagaggggaacaaggggggagagggaacagggggggagagggaacagggggggagaggggacaagggggggagaggggacagggggggagaggggacaagGGGACgggacagggggggagaggggacggggagagggacggggggggagagggaacaaggggggagagggacggggagaggggacggggagagggacaaggggggagagggaacaagggggagagggaacaaggggggagaggggggacaggggagaaggggacagggggggagagggaacgggggggagaggggagacgggggggggaggaggggaggggagactNNNNNNNNNNNNNNNNNNNNNNNNNNNNNNNNNNNNNNNNNNNNNNNNNNNNNNNNNNNNNNNNNNNNNNNNNNNNNNNNNNNNNNNNNNNNNNNNNNNNNNNNNNNNNNNNNNNNNNNNNNNNNNNNNNNNNNNNNNNNNNNNNNNNNNNNNNNNNNNNNNNNNNNNNNNNNNNNNNNNNNNNNNNNNNNNNNNNNNNNNNNNNNNNNNNNNNNNNNNNNNNNNNNNNNNNNNNNNNNNNNNNNNNNNNNNNNNNNNNNNNNNNNNNNNNNNNNNNNNNNNNNNNNNNNNNNNNNNNNNNNNNNNNNNNNNNNNNNNNNNNNNNNNNNNNNNNNNNNNNNNNNNNNNNNNNNNNNNNNNNNNNNNNNNNNNNNNNNNNNNNNNNNNNNNNNNNNNNNNNNNNNNNNNNNNNNNNNNNNNNNNNNNNNNNNNNNNNNNNNNNNNNNNNNNNNNNNNNNNNNNNNNNNNNNNNNNNNNNNNNNNNNNNNNNNNNNNNNNNNGCACCCTGCCCTGCGACCACGTCCAGATGTGCACCCTGCCCTGCGACCACGTCCAGATGTGTACCCTGCCCTGCCACCACGTCCAGATGTGTAACCTGCCCTGCCACCACGTCCAGTGGTTCACCGCTTGGAAAATCACAATTGTGGGGTTTCTAATCCTGACCCATTCCAGTTTCATTTCTTTGCTGACTTTGGTTTCAGAGGAGCCTCACATCTTTTCCATGGTCTCCTACTCCTGCCTCGGAATCTACATTTTCCTCATTTTCAGTCTGTTTGTATTAGGGCTGTTGGAAAAGGCCCAGAGATTGATTAGATGTCGCCGCGGCTCCCTGGTCCATCCACACTCGCAATGTTATTTCCGTGTGCCCTGGCCCTCCTGTTCACATTTGCTTGCACTGTCATGGGTCCTCCTCAATGCACGCCAGCCTCCGGTGGTCAAACAAGTGGAGCTATCTCTCCCCAAGTTCCCTCGGTCATTCCACAATTTGAAGATGGTACTGTTGGCTGACATTCATTTAGGGCCCACGGTGGGAAGGACCAAACTTGAAACGGTTGTGAAAATGGTGAATGAACTAAATGCAGGTaaggcacatacataaacaattcaagaCTTCAGCTAAATACTACATAGCAGTTAGATGTGCGAGACTTCTGGTTACACGTTATGTAAAGTTATATGAGGTGCAATGTATCCCAATCCATCATCGACAGGTTGCTGTTTTTTGTGTCCTCCAGTCGTGGCTGATCCAGTCGTGGCTGATCCAGTCGTGGCTGATCCAGTCGTGGCTGATCCAGTCGTGGCTGATCCAGTCGTGGGCTGATCCAGTCGTGGCTGATCCAGTCGTGGCTGATCCAGTCGTGGCTGATCCAGTCGTTGGCTGATCCAGTCGTGGCTGATCCAGTCGTGGCTGATCCAGTCGTGGCTGATCCAGTCGTGGCTGATCCAGTCGTGGCTGATCCCAGTCGTGGCTGATCCAGTCGTGGCTGATCCAGTCGTGGCTGATCCAGTCCGTGGCTGATCCAGTCGTGGCTGATCCAGTCGTGGCTCGATCCAGTCGTGGCTGATCCAGTCGTGGCTGGATCCAGTCGTGGCTGATCCAGTCGTGGCTGATCCAGTCGTGGCTGATCCAGTCGTGATTTAAGATTGCTGTCTTTGTAAGTCACCCTGAAATGGTTAATTAATTAATGAGATGAAGCACATGTTATATAAATAACTCCACCTTTTTCAGATATCATCGTGATAGTCGGTGGACCTGACTGACTCCCAGGTGGTGAATCTCAGAACAGCCCTCTGAGCCCCTGAGACAACTGACGCCAAAATTAGGAACGTACTTTGTTACAGGTAAAGTTTCTCTATATTAGATATGCGGTAGCAAGGCAGCTATAGAAACGGTACAGATAAACCTATATATTTAACTTCTACAGAAATGTTTCTACAGAATAACTTATAGATTTCCCCTCTCCACTCATTGGGGGGAGTAGACGTTAAATACATAGGTTGTTGTCTAAGTCCAGTATGCCtggtatagagtggatgtggagtggatgtttccactagtgggagcgttAGGACCATTAGAAACataggcccatcgagcctgcaccgccattcaatatgatcatggctgatcatccagctcagtaacctgta is part of the Rhinoraja longicauda isolate Sanriku21f chromosome 6, sRhiLon1.1, whole genome shotgun sequence genome and harbors:
- the tmppe gene encoding LOW QUALITY PROTEIN: transmembrane protein with metallophosphoesterase domain (The sequence of the model RefSeq protein was modified relative to this genomic sequence to represent the inferred CDS: deleted 5 bases in 5 codons) translates to MCTLPCDHVQMCTLPCHHVQMCNLPCHHVQWFTAWKITIVGFLILTHSSFISLLTLVSEEPHIFSMVSYSCLGIYIFLIFSLFVLGLLEKAQRLIRCRRAPWSIHTRNVISVALALLFTFACTVMGLLNARQPPVVKQVELSLPKFPRSFHNLKMVLLADIHLGPTVGRTKLETVVKMVNELNADIIVIVGDLTDSQVVNLRTASEPLRQLTPKLGTYFVTGNHDYYSADVNNWLIHLRSLDIQPLHNAHVKIYSPSGNKDWFCLAGVDDVEAEMLRYPGHGMDLKKALDGCSTEDAIVLLAHQPVAAKRALQSRPDISLVLSGHTHGGQIFPLAIAAYFLNPYFEGLYKTAENNLVYVTPGTIYYGIPMRLGSRAEITELIFKTE